One genomic window of Anaeromyxobacter diazotrophicus includes the following:
- a CDS encoding ABC transporter ATP-binding protein: protein MLEIRKLSFAYGDLRVLWDVDLEVRQGEIVTVVGANGAGKSTTLRNVSRLVRPAAGQLLFQGQELTRLESHDVVELGIVQVPEGRHIFPEMTVLENLRMGSYARATRPDRARNIERAFSLFPRLAERQRQLGGTMSGGEQQMLAIARGLMANPKLLLLDEPSLGLSPLFVKNIFDIIAEINRQGTSILLVEQNVFQSLRIAHRAYVLETGRVVLTGTGQELLGNEHVKKAYLGL from the coding sequence CTGCTCGAGATCCGCAAGCTGTCCTTCGCCTACGGCGACCTGCGCGTCCTCTGGGACGTGGACCTCGAGGTGCGCCAGGGCGAGATCGTGACGGTGGTCGGCGCGAACGGCGCCGGCAAGTCCACCACGCTCCGCAACGTGTCCCGGCTGGTCCGGCCCGCCGCCGGCCAGCTCCTGTTCCAGGGGCAGGAGCTCACCCGGCTCGAGTCTCACGACGTGGTCGAGCTCGGGATCGTGCAGGTGCCCGAGGGGCGCCACATCTTCCCCGAGATGACGGTCCTCGAGAACCTGCGCATGGGCTCCTACGCGCGCGCGACGCGGCCCGATCGCGCCCGGAACATCGAGCGGGCGTTCAGCCTCTTCCCCCGCCTGGCGGAGCGGCAGCGGCAGCTCGGCGGGACGATGTCCGGCGGCGAGCAGCAGATGCTCGCCATCGCCCGCGGCCTCATGGCGAACCCGAAGCTCCTGCTCCTCGACGAGCCGTCGCTGGGGCTCTCTCCGCTGTTCGTGAAGAACATCTTCGACATCATCGCGGAGATCAACCGGCAGGGGACGAGCATCCTGCTGGTCGAGCAGAACGTCTTCCAGTCGCTCCGCATCGCGCACCGGGCCTACGTGCTCGAGACCGGGCGCGTCGTCCTGACCGGCACCGGCCAGGAGCTGCTGGGCAACGAGCACGTCAAGAAGGCCTACCTGGGGCTCTGA
- a CDS encoding ABC transporter ATP-binding protein, translating into MSPTPILDIRHVSRFFGGLAANSDVSFAMEEGMIMGLIGPNGAGKTTLFNCMTGFYPPSRGEVLFAGHRVNGLTPDKVCKLGMARTWQKVRPLAKMTVLDNVMVGALARTNRLAEAAEVALQQLRHVRLDHKADALAGGLPIGERKRLEVARVLATQPRLLLLDEVMGGLNPAESEEIIQLILDTKRRGVTQMVIEHDMKAIMRISDRIVVLNSGEKLAEGLPREIVANPAVVAAYLGEAAE; encoded by the coding sequence GTGAGCCCCACCCCGATCCTCGACATCCGGCACGTCTCCCGCTTCTTCGGCGGGCTGGCCGCCAACTCCGACGTCTCCTTCGCCATGGAGGAGGGGATGATCATGGGCCTCATCGGGCCCAACGGCGCCGGCAAGACCACGCTCTTCAACTGCATGACCGGCTTCTACCCTCCGTCGCGCGGGGAGGTGCTCTTCGCCGGCCACCGCGTGAACGGCCTCACCCCGGACAAGGTCTGCAAGCTGGGCATGGCCCGCACCTGGCAGAAGGTGCGGCCGCTCGCCAAGATGACGGTCCTCGACAACGTGATGGTCGGGGCGCTGGCCCGCACGAACCGCCTGGCGGAGGCGGCCGAGGTGGCGCTGCAGCAGCTCCGGCACGTGCGGCTCGACCACAAGGCGGACGCGCTCGCCGGCGGGCTGCCCATCGGCGAGCGCAAGCGGCTGGAGGTGGCGCGCGTGCTCGCGACCCAGCCCCGGCTGCTCCTGCTGGACGAGGTCATGGGCGGGCTCAACCCCGCCGAGAGCGAGGAGATCATCCAGCTCATCCTCGACACCAAGCGGCGCGGGGTGACGCAGATGGTGATCGAGCACGACATGAAGGCCATCATGCGGATCAGCGACCGGATCGTGGTCCTCAACTCCGGCGAGAAGCTGGCCGAGGGCCTGCCGCGGGAGATCGTGGCGAACCCGGCGGTCGTGGCCGCCTACCTGGGGGAGGCCGCCGAGTGA